Genomic DNA from Filimonas effusa:
CGAAGTAACTGTTGTCAGTACCTCGCCAAACAAAGAAATAGCAGCCAGAGAACTCGGCGCTCACCACTTTGTCGTCTCTAAAAACGAAGAACACATGCAGTCCGCCGCCCGCTCCTTCGACTTTGTATTAGACAGCGTCTCAGCCGATCATGACATCAACCCGTACCTCGCCCTCTTACGAACCAACGGCACCTATATCAATGTAGGGCTGCCTCCTAAACCCTGGGAAGTCTCATCCTTCTCCGTGGTAGTGGGTAATAAGGCCATCACAGGCTCCGGCGTAGGCGGATTGCAGGAAACCCAGGAGATGCTCGATTTTTGTGCAGAAAACAACATCGTAGCCGATGTCGAGCTCATCGATATTAAAAATATCAACGAAGCATTCGAACGAATGGAAAAAGGCGATATCCGTTACCGCTTCGTGATCGATATGTCAACTTTGTAATTTATCATTTCCCCCCAATATCCCCGGTCATTTCAGGCATTTTAATAATTTTACCCCGCTTGGCACTTAAAGTCCATGCAGTACGTATTATGCCATATGGGATCCAGCTGTAAAAACAGGAACTTCCGGTCGCGCATATGTAAAATAGGATTAACTGTACCGTTGCAGGTAATAACGTTACTTGCAACGGTAGTATTAAAAGCTATATGAATAAAAATGTCTTCAAAATCGTATTGGCAGCGCTTTGTCTCCTGTCGATAAACGTCATAATCGCATCCGTAGCAAATAAGCTGTCCCGCGAAGTACCCGTAACAGAAATAACCATAAAGGCCCCGTTCGATATGCCGCGCATTAAAATGCCCGATTTCAGCAGGTCCCCTAAGTTCAATATTACAAAATATGGTGCAGTACATAACGATAAACAAAAGACCTCCGAAGCAATCGCCAAAGCGATCGATGCCGCGAATAAAGCCGGCGGCGGAATAGTGGTTATCCCGGCAGGAGAGTGGCTTACAGGTAAACTGCATCTCAAAAGCAACGTTAACCTCTATCTCGCCAAAAACGCCGTACTGCTGTTCTCCGATGATCCCGCCGATTACCTGCCTGCCGTTCACACCACATGGGAGGGACTGGAATGCTATAACTATTCACCTTTGATCTATGCTTACCAATGCCACAACATCGCCATCTCCGGCGAAGGAGAACTCAAAGCAAAACTCGATGGCTGGAAAGACTGGATGAAAAGACCACCCGCACACATGGCAAGCATAAAACGTTTGTACAACCTGGCCTGGGAATGTACTCCGGTAAAAGAACGGCAAATGGTGAACGATACCGCACACCTGCGTCCTCACTTCCTCCAGTTTAACCGCTGCGAAAACATCTCCGTAACAGGCATCACCATTACAAACAGCCCTTTCTGGACCATTCATCCTTATCTCTGCCGCAACGTAGTCTTAAGAAATCTCAACATCTATGCCCATAGCCATAACAACGATGGCGTCGATCCCGAGATGAGCCAGAATGTGCTGGTAGAAAACTGCATTTTCGACCAGGGCGACGATGCAATAGCCATAAAGTCTGGAAGAAATCCCGAAGGCTGGCGTTTAAAAACGCCTTCAAAGAATATCGTGATCCGCAATTGCACCGTAAAGAACGGACACCAGCTCCTGGCCGTAGGCAGCGAATTATCAGGAGGCATCGAAAATGTTTGGGTCGATAGCTGTACTGTTGTCGATGGCGCCAAACTCTACCACCTGCTTTTTATAAAAACAAATGAACGCATGGGCGGCTACGTGAAAAATATCCACTTCACGAATATTGCAGCCGGCAAAATAGACGAAGGTATCCTGGGTATTGAAACAGATGTGCTGTACCAATGGCGCACGCTGGTGCCTACCTACGAACGCCGCCTTACACCTATCAGCGATATCTATCTCGATAACGTGAGCGCCAGCGAAGTCAAATTCGTTTCAAGAATATTAGGCGAACAGGAACTGCCTGTCGAAAAAGTACACCTGAAAAATATTACTGCTAAAAAAATAACAGATAGGGAATATATTCACAAAAACTCAAACCAGGTAACCATTCAGCCCAAATGATAACCACGCGTAGCGACAAAAACGGTAACGCGTGTTCTCCCGGGTATGGCTGCAGGTCATTTTATTGATGTATTCGCTCTGATTACAAAACTCATTTAAAACGCAATCCCAAATTGAAAGCCGATTGCTACAGTAGAAGGCTGATTGTTGCCGAACCTGGCAGGTACTGGAAGCGCAATAAAATAGTTGTAGTCTTTCGATCTTTTAATGATCTTATTGAGTACCGGTGTTACGCCATATCTGCCCGACGTTTCAAAGGCTAATCGGTTAGCCAGCGTAAAACCATGTCCCAGGGAAACCAGTAAGCCCGGATGAAACAGTAGGTTATTCATTTTGCTCGTCCCTTCTGCCGCGCGGATGAAGGGAACGATCTCGAATGTGAAACCTGTCTTCTGGCTTTTCCAGATATTGATGCCCACAGGTAAACCTCCTACATAAGCTCCGTCAAAATTTGTATGCGCTCCGCCATTGCCAAAGGTCACAATCGGATGCATGATACCGGCATAACCAGTGATCTTCGGGTAAATCGTAGTGTTGGTTTGGGCACTGGTAAACTTAAATGGAATGCTGTACATAACAATTGACAGCACAATAGCTTTGTGAATGGCAGTTACTTTCATGTCGTGTTTGCTAAATGAATAAACTGCAATGCTATCCCGTTTCCATATCCTGAAATAGAATAGAATTAACTATTGGAATCCTTTTTACCTTTTAATAGCTTTTTTTTGAATTCAGAAGGCGTTTCTCCCATTTGTTGCTTAAAAATGCGGGTAAAATGACTTTGATCCGAAAATCCGGTAAGGTAGGCTACCTCCGTGAGAGAATAACTGGATGTCTTAAGAAGTGTAATAGAACGTTCAATCCGCAATTTCCGTATATAGTCACCATACGATAGGTTGTCGAAGTATTTGGAGAACTCCCTGGAAACATACGATGGATTCACATCGAGGTCTTTCGACAAATCCTTTAACGTAAGGCTGAAGTTGGTATCGATTTGATCCTGGATAAGCGATCTTAATTCCATTACCCAGTCAGGTGTTTTTGGGTTGTCTTTGTTACGAATGTACCTGTTGAATATTTCTAACAGCATTTGCTCTGCCGGGCCCGCCTGGGTATGTTTCAGATGGTGCAGGTGTTTAGCCCACGTATAAAGACCGTCATATATGGTCATGCCCATGTCCAGCAAATGATGATCGTCCCTGATATTATCGGCAAGCCCGGCGAAAATAGCTTCCAGGCCGGCAGCCTGGGGGGCAAAATCATGCCGGTCAGTGTCAGCTCCTCTTATAATAGCCGCCATCCGGTTAAGGGCCGGATCATTTAAACGATGCTTTTTTAGAAAGTAGTCGAACGTACACTTGCCTTCATAATGAGTATATTCCACTCCCGGGATGTCGAACGGAGTGGCCTTTAATTGCTCCGCTTGTGGTAGTACCTCCTGAAATGGCACATAAATGATTTCTGCTTCAGGATCTATAAAACGTTTTATAAGCCACGGGCAGGCTATCCTGTCTATCTTCGGACGTTCACGGGTGATCCACTTCATTGTTACTGTTTTGCTGTCTGTACACGCCTAAAATAATGAATCTGTTACATTGTTTTAAGGAATGTTTTCTGCTCCATCGCCTTTACGCTGCCTCCATATGATCACGCCATCTGCGTTATTCGGTCGGCGTCCGGCCGCACAGTAACACGTGCATTCCAGTCTGTTAATATGGTGATCGTTTGCCCCGGGCTTCCTGTTCCCCAAATGGTTACTTTTTCATTCTGCTGTAATATCATGTGGTTCGGGAAAAGCGATGGTAATTTGATCGCCGAAAAACAGGGGCTTGCAAATAACGCAAGCAGCATCGCTACAACAGCTGCTCTATACATCATATTGGCAATTTACAAGAGAATTATGACTGATACGAAAGACAAGTTTTCGGTCAAACTTTCAAACTTTAGGTCAATCATTTCTCCGGCAAAATCCATTCATTATTTCGTACTTTAAGATCAAACTTTTCCAGGTAGTATATGTCAGATACAAAGTAAATATCTTCATACCCGATTCAACAACGATATGCTTAAGTCCAGAATGATGCAATACAGTCCAGCTTTGCCCTCCTCATTTGTAAATGTCTTTCGTCGTGTAGCAATAGCACTTTGCTTTTGGCTGCCCACACTAACGCTTCCGGCGCAGTCGTTTTCGTTCTCTAAAGGAAAACCGGTGACAATAGTGTATAGCCCCGATGCGCCTGAACTCGATGCTATCGTTGCGCATCTGCTGGCAAAAGACCTGCAGGCCGCTATGAACATTCATGCTGCCATTACAGCCGGCCCCGTAAAAGCCAAAGGCGACCTTATTGTTATCGGTACAGCAGCATCCCGGTTAGTTCAAAGCTATCTCCCCCAAAAAACACCCGTTCTGCAAAAGCTGGAAGGGAAATGGGAATGTTACGCCTGGAACATCGCAACCAACCCTTCCGATCCCGCCTCAAAACTTTTTGTCATAGCCGGAAGCGATACAAGGGGCACAGCCTACGGCGTCTTTGCGCTTTCCGAAAAGCTCGGCGTCTCTCCATGGTCATGGTGGGCCGATGTGCCGGTACAGCCTAAACAAAAGCTTACGATTACCGAAACCGGGTATTGCTCAACTCCCCCTGCTGTAAAATATCGCGGCATCTTCCTTAACGATGAAGACTGGGGACTAACACCCTGGAGTACCTTCACCTACGAACCCGGCATTCCACTCAGGGGAAATGCAAAAGGTTCGATAGGCCCTGAAACCTATGCCCGCATCTTCGAACTTTTACTTCGCCTGCGCGCCAACAGTATCTGGCCTGCAATGCACGAATCCACAACAGCATTTTACCTTACACCTGGTAATAAGGAGGTCGCAGATAAATATAATATCGTTGTAGGTACCTCACATTGTGAACCCCTTATGAGAAATAGCGCTGTTGAATGGGATCTTACGCAGAAAGGAGATTACAACTATAAAACCAATAAAGAAGGAATGCTTTCCTATTGGGAAGAAAGGCTGAAAGAACTTAAGAATTCGGAAAATATGTTCACCATAGGCCTGCGCGGTAAACACGATGGCAAAATGCAGGGCGTGAATACACCCGAAGAAAATAAAACTGTTTTGGCACAGGTCCTCCACGATCAACGCCTGCTTCTCCAAAAGTATATCGATAAAGATCTCACAAAAATACCCCAGGTCTTTATCCCCTATAAAGAAGTGTTGGATGCTTACAACGATGGTTTGGAAGTGCCCGGTGAAGTAACGCTCATCTGGTGCGACGATAACTACGGTTATCTTTCGCATTTCCCAAATGAAAAAGAACAGGCGCGTAGCGGCGGCAACGGCATTTACTATCATGCCTCTTACTGGGGAAGGCCACACGACTATCTATGGCTAGGCACTGCAAACCCGGCATTGATCTATCACCAGATGCAACTGGCTTATGAGAAAAAAGCCCGCGAAATATGGATCCTAAATGTCGGTGATATCAAGCCGCTCGAATACCAGGTCGAACTATTTATGAACATGGCATGGGATATAGAAAAAGTGCGTTCACAAACCCCCGCAGGTCATCTCCGCCAATGGCTTTCACGGGAATTCGGAGCAGTGCATGCCAAAAAACTGTTGCCCGTAATGCAGGAATACTATCGTCTGGCATATGTCCGTAAGCCCGAGTTCATGGGTAATACAAGAACCGAAGAAAAAGATCCGGCTTATTCCGTTATCAGTGATTTGCCCTGGAATGAAATGGAAATTGAAAACAGGTTGAGTGCCTATGATACTTTATCTCAAACTGTACAGCAAATAGCAACGGAAATACCGTCAGCAAGTCTGCCTGCTTTCTTCGAACTGATTCAATACCCCGTACAGGCGGCAACACAAATGAACCGTAAACTCCTGTATGCCCAGTTGGCCCGCCACGGCAAAGCAAATTGGCAACAGTCCGATCGTGCTTACGATAGCATCATCTCCCTTACAAATAAATATGCTTCCCTGCTAAATGGTAAATGGGGGCGGATGATGGACTGCCAGCCCAGGAAATTACCCGTTTTCGAAAAAGTACAGCAAACAACAGCAGCATCCCCGCTGCCTGCATATAATAAACCAGCCTGTTTGCTAAACGGAACAGACTTTATCTCCATATCCAAAGAACAGTTCAAAAATAAACCAATTGGCTTGGGGTACCAGGGTAAAGCATTGGCATTAAAGAAAGCAACAAAAGTATCCTGTAACCTAAAAGCAATTGCTGCCGATTCAGTGCTGGTTGAATTGAGGCTTTTACCCAATCATCCTGTTGCGGGAGACGAACTGCGTTTTAAAGTAGAACTGAACGGTGCTGCTTCAAGCGCAATATCATATAAAACACACGACAGGAGCGAGGAATGGAAAGAGAATGTACTGCGTAATCAGGCCATCCGCTCAATAGTGCTGCCTGTAAGTCGCATAAAAGAAAATCTGTTGACAATAGAGGCCTTGGATGAAGGTGTGGTGATCGATCAGGTGCTTATTTACCACCGTTGATTATCTTGCGGCTTAAACCAGTTGATTGTTTACATGGCCTCAGAACTGCCTCAATAAAAACATCCAAAAATGAACGACAGCGCCAGGGAACATAGAAACCCGATCACACATTATTCAAAACCCATAGAGGTTGGTATTTTTATTTTTGACGAAGTGGAAGTGCTGGATTTTGCTGGCCCTTTTGAGGTGCTTTCGCTTGCTGCTGAAAATGGTGCGAAGTGCTTTCATGTATGTACCATTGCGGTGAATAACGCCAGGGTAGTAGCAAGAAATGGACTTCAGGTGCTGCCTGATTATTCTTTTGACGATGAAAAACACATGGATATTCTCATTGTCCCCGGAGGCCATGGGGCACAGCGGGAACGTAAAAACAGCGCTGTCATTGAATGGATAAAAAAGGTCGATAAAACTACCACGATCACTGCCTCCGTTTGTACCGGGGCATTGATACTTGCAGAAACGAAGCTGCTGGATAATAAAAAGGCGACAACACACTGGATGTATTTCAATCAGGTAGAAGAAGAATATCCCGCCATTGAAATGATCAGGAATACCAAATATGTAGAAGATGGAAAGATCATAACATCCGCTGGCATCTCCGCCGGGATCGATATGTCATTTTTTATAGTGCAGAAATTGCTCGGCAAAAATGTAGCGGTAGAAACTGCAAAGAGAATGGAGTATGATATTACTTTCTCTGCAGATGTCTAGTGCCTCATAAGGCAGCTCCTAAGATCATTCAATAAGTTATAAAACGCAAAACCCGCGACTAGCGCGGGTTTTAGCGGACTGGACGGGACTCGAACCCGCGACCTCCGCCGTGACAGGGCGGCATTCTAACCAACTGAACTACCAATCCTTTTTCCTTTAACGGGTGGCAAATATAGCGCTATTCATTTCATTCCACCAAATTAATCTCGCATATTTTTTGCCGCTGAATAACTATGTATTGTCGTCTTGGTTTATTCACAAAGGTTGCTTCTCAAATATCTCCTTGATCATCGCTATCTCCCGTTCGTACATCGTTCTTTTGCGCGTCCCGAAATGTAATGTGTTCTCGATAATATTATCTCCCTCCCAGGCCAGCTTCAGTCTGCCCGAACGTATCTCTTCACGGCATAAGAAATCAGGTATGACCGAAAAGCCTTCGCCGCCGCTAAGACATCGAACGATGGAGCTGATATTGGGAACAATATAGTTGGGCTTGAAATCTACATGCCGCTTGAAATGCTGCTGCCAGAACTTCTTCATATGTTCCATATCGGCCGCGGTGCTATACCATACCTGCTGCTTTAGCCATTGTTCCGCCTCCTCCATTTTGCCGTTCTTAAGCAAAGTGTTGAATCCCTTCAGGTTGGTCTTCGATCCGCTTACCAATATGATCCGCTCTTTAGAAAACGCTTTAAACTCCAGGTTCTTTTGCGTGCCTCGCTGTGGTGTGATGATTAGATCCAGCAGCCCCTTGTCCAGGTCGCTGATCATTTGCGGATATTCTCCGAATTTGATGATCACGTTAAATGGTAGTGAAGAAATATGCCGCTCCAAGGTAAACTGGAAAGTCTCGAAACACATCCCTATGCTTATCGTAGCCCGGTCTATCATCGTGCTTTTATGAAACAGTTGTTCTGCCATCTCCAGCCGGCTGAGCGACTCCAGTACAAAATTATATAACACTTTACCCCGTTCGGTAGGAACCATCTTCTTCGCCGACCGGTCAAAAAGCTTATACCCTGTATACGCCTCCAGCGAACTCAGGTGCAAACTCACACCAGGCTGCGAAATATAAAGCGACTGCGCCGCACCGGTTAACGTTTCCTGCTCATAGATGGCTTTAAAAGTTCTCAGCCATTCCAGGTTCATTAGCATGATCTATCATTTTTCTGATGCAAATCTATAAATTAAGCTATTAGGATAATAAGGAAAGGCGCAGGAAATTTGTATCCGGAAACAAAAAATAAGACAAATAGGATCCGGAAATTATCTAATCAAAACACAGGAAATATGTTATTTACACCATATACGCTAGGTCATCTTTCCCTGCCCAACAGGATCGTAATGCCGCCCATGACCCGTTCCCGCGCCGCAGCAGGAGAAGTGGCAACGCCGCTGATGGCGGAATATTATGCCCAACGCGCCTCCGCAGGCCTGTTGATCTCCGAAGGAACCCAGATCAGCCGCCAGGGCCAGGGTTATGCCTGGACACCCGGTATGTTTGCGCCGGAGCAGATCAAAGGCTGGCAGCAGGTAACGGAGGCGGTACACCGCAATGGCGGCCGCATTTTCGCCCAACTCTGGCATGTAGGCCGCGTTTCCCACACCTCCTTACAGCCCAATGGCGACGCCCCCGTTTCTCCTTCCGCTATCCTTGCCGAGGGAGTGAAAGTTTTTGTCGATCCTCACGGTAATGGCCCGCAAGCCGGTGCCGGCGAAATGATCCAGCATTCGATGCCCCGCGAACTCACTATCCCGGAAATCAAGGCTATTGTCGAAGAGTATGCTCAGGCAGCCAGGAACGCCATTGCCGCCGGCTTCGATGGTGTAGAGTTGCATGGCGCCAATGGTTATCTCATAGAGCAGTTTATCGACTCTCAAACCAATCGTCGCACTGATGAATATGGTGGTTCCCTCGAAAACCGCTTACGCTTTCTGAAAGAAGTGACCGCCGCTGTAGCTGATGCTATTGGGAAAGAAAGGGTAGGGGTGCGCCAGGCGCCGTTAACAACCCTTATGGGCGCAATAGACGATCATCCCGAAGAAACCTATATCGCCGCCGCCCGCATTCTGGACGAGATTGGCATCGCCTATATCCACATAGCAGAAGCCGATTGGGATAATGCCCCGGTAATGCCTGTAGCCTTCAAAGAAGCCTATCGCAAAGCCTTCTCAGGTACATTGATCTATGCCGGCAAATACACGCTCGAAAGGGCAGAAGAAGCCCTGCAAAACAACTGGGCCGATCTTATTGCCTTTGGCCGTCCTTTTATCGCCAATCCCGATCTGCCTTACCGCTTACAGCATAACCTGCCGCTGAACACCCCGGATCGCACAAGCTTCTTTGGCGGAGGTGCCAATGGTTACACCGATTATCCAACCTATCTCCCCAAAGAAAAAGCCACAGTTTAAGCACAACTATTAAAATAACAACACATGAAATTGTTTCAACCATATAGCAGCAATGCATTACAGTTAAAGAACAGGATCGTGATGGCGCCTATGACCCGTGCCCGCAACCCTGATGGTATTCCCAATGAAATGAATGCGCGCTACTACCAGCAAAGAGCCGCTGCAGGACTGATAGTAACAGAAGGCACAGCCATCTCCGACACTGCTAAAGGTGTATTGCATATCCCTGGCCTGTACACCTCGCAGCAAGTGGAAGGCTGGAAGTTGGTCACCCGCGCCGTTCACGAGCAAGGCAGTGTGATCTTCACCCAGCTCTGGCATGTGGGTCGTGTGTCTCATACCTCTATTCAGCCCAATGGCGCGGCGCCCGTAGGCGCTTCGGATATCCCTGCCGCCACATCCTACGCCTGGGGTTACGATGAATCAGGAAAAGAAAGTTTTGTGAACTGTTCTATCCCCAGAGCGCTAACCACCCCCGAAGTAAGACAAGTGGTGCACGACTTCGCCAATGCCGCCAGGAATGCCATCGCCGCCGGCTTCGACGGCGTAGAACTGCACGGCGCCAACGGCTATTTAATAGAACAGTTCCTGAATCCCTTTGTAAACAACCGTACCGATGAATACGGTGGAACTATTGAAAATCGCGCCCGCTTCCTGCTCGAAGCTATCGATGCCTGCATTGCAGAAATAGGAGCTGCTAAAACCGCTGTTCGCCTCACGCCTTATGGCGGCATGCACGAAATGCCGCATTACGAAGAGCTCGAAGCAACCTATGCCTACCTGGCCAAAGAGTTGCAAAAACGCAACATCGCTTTCATTCACCTGATGGATCAAAAATCCCGCGGCAGCTTCGCACTGCCAGAAGACTTCCTAACCCGCTTTCGCAACAACTACAATGGCGTTATCATCCTTGCCGGCGGCCTGGATAAACCAAGATCAGAACAGCTCATCAACGAAGGCCTGATAGACCTTGCCGGCTTCGGCGAGCCCTTTATCGCGAACCCCGACCTGGTAGCCCGCTTGCAAAACGACTGGCCTCTAACCCCACCCGATCGTAATCTACACTACGGTGGTGCTGAATATGGTTATACCAGCTATAGCGTCTACCAATAGCAATAAACCGGAAGTCATTCCATGGGTCGTGGTTATCCATGGAATGACTTTCACTCATGAATACCGAATACGTTATTTTTAACGCGGAAACTTTATACAGGCATCGTATTCATGGATCTGCAACAACTGTCATTCCGCAAAACAAGGATAGCGCCAACCCCCAGTGGATATCTTCACATGGGTAACATCCTGTCCTTTGCTTTAACAGCCTGGCTGGCACAGCAAACAGGCGCTGCCATTCTTCTCCGCATCGATGATCTCGACAGGCAACGCATGCAACGCTCTTATGTAGAAGATATCTTCGAAACCCTGCAATTTCTAAACATACCCTGGCACGAAGGCCCGCGAAACTATGAGGAGTTTGAAAAAAGCTG
This window encodes:
- a CDS encoding glycoside hydrolase family 28 protein; the protein is MNKNVFKIVLAALCLLSINVIIASVANKLSREVPVTEITIKAPFDMPRIKMPDFSRSPKFNITKYGAVHNDKQKTSEAIAKAIDAANKAGGGIVVIPAGEWLTGKLHLKSNVNLYLAKNAVLLFSDDPADYLPAVHTTWEGLECYNYSPLIYAYQCHNIAISGEGELKAKLDGWKDWMKRPPAHMASIKRLYNLAWECTPVKERQMVNDTAHLRPHFLQFNRCENISVTGITITNSPFWTIHPYLCRNVVLRNLNIYAHSHNNDGVDPEMSQNVLVENCIFDQGDDAIAIKSGRNPEGWRLKTPSKNIVIRNCTVKNGHQLLAVGSELSGGIENVWVDSCTVVDGAKLYHLLFIKTNERMGGYVKNIHFTNIAAGKIDEGILGIETDVLYQWRTLVPTYERRLTPISDIYLDNVSASEVKFVSRILGEQELPVEKVHLKNITAKKITDREYIHKNSNQVTIQPK
- a CDS encoding chromate resistance protein ChrB domain-containing protein; this encodes MKWITRERPKIDRIACPWLIKRFIDPEAEIIYVPFQEVLPQAEQLKATPFDIPGVEYTHYEGKCTFDYFLKKHRLNDPALNRMAAIIRGADTDRHDFAPQAAGLEAIFAGLADNIRDDHHLLDMGMTIYDGLYTWAKHLHHLKHTQAGPAEQMLLEIFNRYIRNKDNPKTPDWVMELRSLIQDQIDTNFSLTLKDLSKDLDVNPSYVSREFSKYFDNLSYGDYIRKLRIERSITLLKTSSYSLTEVAYLTGFSDQSHFTRIFKQQMGETPSEFKKKLLKGKKDSNS
- a CDS encoding glycosyl hydrolase 115 family protein, with translation MLKSRMMQYSPALPSSFVNVFRRVAIALCFWLPTLTLPAQSFSFSKGKPVTIVYSPDAPELDAIVAHLLAKDLQAAMNIHAAITAGPVKAKGDLIVIGTAASRLVQSYLPQKTPVLQKLEGKWECYAWNIATNPSDPASKLFVIAGSDTRGTAYGVFALSEKLGVSPWSWWADVPVQPKQKLTITETGYCSTPPAVKYRGIFLNDEDWGLTPWSTFTYEPGIPLRGNAKGSIGPETYARIFELLLRLRANSIWPAMHESTTAFYLTPGNKEVADKYNIVVGTSHCEPLMRNSAVEWDLTQKGDYNYKTNKEGMLSYWEERLKELKNSENMFTIGLRGKHDGKMQGVNTPEENKTVLAQVLHDQRLLLQKYIDKDLTKIPQVFIPYKEVLDAYNDGLEVPGEVTLIWCDDNYGYLSHFPNEKEQARSGGNGIYYHASYWGRPHDYLWLGTANPALIYHQMQLAYEKKAREIWILNVGDIKPLEYQVELFMNMAWDIEKVRSQTPAGHLRQWLSREFGAVHAKKLLPVMQEYYRLAYVRKPEFMGNTRTEEKDPAYSVISDLPWNEMEIENRLSAYDTLSQTVQQIATEIPSASLPAFFELIQYPVQAATQMNRKLLYAQLARHGKANWQQSDRAYDSIISLTNKYASLLNGKWGRMMDCQPRKLPVFEKVQQTTAASPLPAYNKPACLLNGTDFISISKEQFKNKPIGLGYQGKALALKKATKVSCNLKAIAADSVLVELRLLPNHPVAGDELRFKVELNGAASSAISYKTHDRSEEWKENVLRNQAIRSIVLPVSRIKENLLTIEALDEGVVIDQVLIYHR
- a CDS encoding DJ-1/PfpI family protein, with protein sequence MNDSAREHRNPITHYSKPIEVGIFIFDEVEVLDFAGPFEVLSLAAENGAKCFHVCTIAVNNARVVARNGLQVLPDYSFDDEKHMDILIVPGGHGAQRERKNSAVIEWIKKVDKTTTITASVCTGALILAETKLLDNKKATTHWMYFNQVEEEYPAIEMIRNTKYVEDGKIITSAGISAGIDMSFFIVQKLLGKNVAVETAKRMEYDITFSADV
- a CDS encoding LysR family transcriptional regulator; this encodes MLMNLEWLRTFKAIYEQETLTGAAQSLYISQPGVSLHLSSLEAYTGYKLFDRSAKKMVPTERGKVLYNFVLESLSRLEMAEQLFHKSTMIDRATISIGMCFETFQFTLERHISSLPFNVIIKFGEYPQMISDLDKGLLDLIITPQRGTQKNLEFKAFSKERIILVSGSKTNLKGFNTLLKNGKMEEAEQWLKQQVWYSTAADMEHMKKFWQQHFKRHVDFKPNYIVPNISSIVRCLSGGEGFSVIPDFLCREEIRSGRLKLAWEGDNIIENTLHFGTRKRTMYEREIAMIKEIFEKQPL
- a CDS encoding alkene reductase is translated as MLFTPYTLGHLSLPNRIVMPPMTRSRAAAGEVATPLMAEYYAQRASAGLLISEGTQISRQGQGYAWTPGMFAPEQIKGWQQVTEAVHRNGGRIFAQLWHVGRVSHTSLQPNGDAPVSPSAILAEGVKVFVDPHGNGPQAGAGEMIQHSMPRELTIPEIKAIVEEYAQAARNAIAAGFDGVELHGANGYLIEQFIDSQTNRRTDEYGGSLENRLRFLKEVTAAVADAIGKERVGVRQAPLTTLMGAIDDHPEETYIAAARILDEIGIAYIHIAEADWDNAPVMPVAFKEAYRKAFSGTLIYAGKYTLERAEEALQNNWADLIAFGRPFIANPDLPYRLQHNLPLNTPDRTSFFGGGANGYTDYPTYLPKEKATV
- a CDS encoding alkene reductase, coding for MKLFQPYSSNALQLKNRIVMAPMTRARNPDGIPNEMNARYYQQRAAAGLIVTEGTAISDTAKGVLHIPGLYTSQQVEGWKLVTRAVHEQGSVIFTQLWHVGRVSHTSIQPNGAAPVGASDIPAATSYAWGYDESGKESFVNCSIPRALTTPEVRQVVHDFANAARNAIAAGFDGVELHGANGYLIEQFLNPFVNNRTDEYGGTIENRARFLLEAIDACIAEIGAAKTAVRLTPYGGMHEMPHYEELEATYAYLAKELQKRNIAFIHLMDQKSRGSFALPEDFLTRFRNNYNGVIILAGGLDKPRSEQLINEGLIDLAGFGEPFIANPDLVARLQNDWPLTPPDRNLHYGGAEYGYTSYSVYQ